A region from the Desulfuromonas acetoxidans DSM 684 genome encodes:
- a CDS encoding MauE/DoxX family redox-associated membrane protein has product MKQPVVLFVRLIVAGVFFYAGSHKLVDAPAFAEAIGRYQLLPDWGNLLLASILPTLEIVVAIALLLPRWWRAASLLSIVLNSMFAVALLSAMIRGLSIDCGCFGSTAGMWSTLAAALLRATGLLGMSLYLFLSEQSCRE; this is encoded by the coding sequence ATGAAGCAACCCGTTGTCCTGTTTGTCCGTCTGATCGTTGCCGGGGTCTTTTTTTATGCCGGCAGTCACAAGCTGGTTGATGCTCCTGCCTTTGCTGAAGCGATTGGCCGTTATCAACTGTTACCCGACTGGGGTAACCTGTTGCTGGCCAGTATTTTGCCGACGCTGGAAATTGTTGTGGCCATCGCCTTGTTGCTGCCACGCTGGTGGCGGGCAGCGTCCCTGCTGAGTATTGTCCTCAACAGTATGTTTGCTGTGGCTCTGCTCTCCGCGATGATTCGTGGCTTGAGTATTGATTGTGGCTGTTTTGGCAGCACCGCAGGAATGTGGTCGACACTTGCCGCCGCGTTGTTGCGTGCCACCGGGCTGCTGGGGATGTCCCTTTATCTGTTTTTGTCTGAACAATCCTGCCGGGAGTAA